One stretch of Podospora bellae-mahoneyi strain CBS 112042 chromosome 2, whole genome shotgun sequence DNA includes these proteins:
- a CDS encoding hypothetical protein (EggNog:ENOG503NZW5; COG:S), whose translation MLLTPNQCWITSNYQELRLYLHYLRIFICLVATSVIYLAIVLHLLTHRKPIASSCQQTSPGTQYATQEQKLREISSFLAYPLIYILCTVSIATSRIGSMVKHEPPVLFYTVACSLLASAGLLDVLLYSFTRKTIVFSGQKPPTQDTGLETFGFMASSLRTPHGRAFGNMVFIEGETQTHSGSGIRRLWGWVCNLWRTVFPKRSERAWRGRLASVEVPFGPRTERGQADWDSSWMSLGVDASEVAWKSPRALKVEIGCETTTRVHTQYQG comes from the coding sequence ATGCTGCTAACGCCAAATCAATGCTGGATCACCTCCAATTATCAAGAGCTTCGTTTGTACCTCCATTACCTACGGATCTTTATCTGTCTTGTGGCCACAAGCGTGATATATCTCGCCATCGTCCTTCATCTCTTGACTCACCGCAAGCCCATCGCTTCAAGCTGTCAACAAACATCGCCCGGTACCCAGTATGCCACACAAGAGCAGAAGCTTCGCGAGATAAGCAGCTTTCTGGCATACCCGTTAATCTACATTCTCTGTACCGTGTCAATCGCTACATCCAGAATCGGATCCATGGTCAAACATGAGCCCCCGGTCCTCTTCTACACCGTGGCATGCTCTTTGCTGGCTTCAGCAGGATTACTAGACGTCCTCCTGTACTCTTTCACTCGGAAAACCATTGTCTTCTCTGGTCAGAAACCACCCACTCAAGACACAGGGCTGGAAACCTTTGGATTCATGGCAAGCTCTCTTCGCACACCACATGGAAGAGCTTTCGGAAATATGGTGTTTATCGAGGGTGAAACCCAAACCCACAGCGGCTCGGGCATCAGGCGACTCTGGGGATGGGTTTGTAATTTGTGGAGGACAGTGTTTCCAAAGCGTTCCGAAAGAGCTTGGAGGGGCAGGCTTGCGAGCGTGGAAGTTCCTTTTGGGCCGAGGACTGAACGCGGGCAGGCGGATTGGGACAGCTCGTGGATGAGCTTGGGTGTGGACGCCTCCGAGGTCGCGTGGAAGAGCCCCCGCGCGCTGAAAGTAGAGATCGGATGTGAGACGACAACGCGCGTCCACACGCAATATCAAGGGTGA
- a CDS encoding hypothetical protein (EggNog:ENOG503P2NS; COG:S) yields the protein MSTTTTIKQDAIPYLEFPSPNRNNPSRKQCLVFFITGNPGLASYYTPFLTHLRHLLDTLESSNKAAYHIYTRNLLGFSDHDHSPPFGTTLPPSNLPTQPFTLEDQIISLTSTLVSLNTPTPFTSCILIGHSVGAYIATEIFHRHHLTPLSALLNLTSAILLFPTLTHIARSPSGQKLSFIASQPLLNSYTHILAKFIINCLPTPIVSLILSRIMKQPPHALSTTLSFLQSQDGIWQAIHMGKDEMSTITEEKWSSDLWHLADDTEHSGEKFYFYFAKKDHWVADEVRDAFIERREKDQNGRTKATICEEGVPHAFCIHHSETVAEKVGVWIREITGSWTD from the exons atgtcaaccaccacaacaatAAAACAAGATGCAATTCCCTACCTGgaattcccctcccccaacaggAACAACCCCTCCCGGAAACAATGCTTGGTTTTCTTCATAACCGGCAACCCAGGCCTAGCAAGCTACTACACgcccttcctcacccacctccgccacctcctcgacacGCTTGAGTCGTCCAACAAGGCCGCCTACCACATCTACACCCGCAACCTCCTCGGCTTCTCCGACCACGACCACTCACCCCCCTTTggaaccaccctccccccatccaacctcccaacccaacccttcACCCTCGAAGACCAAATCATCTCCCTAACCTCCACCCTTGtttccctcaacacccccaccccattCACCTCCTGCATCCTAATAGGCCACTCAGTAGGGGCCTACATAGCAACCGAAATcttccaccgccaccacctcacccccttatccgccctcctcaacctgaCTTCAGcgatcctcctcttcccaaccctaacccacatcgcccgctccccctccggcCAAAAACTCtccttcatcgcctcccaacccctcttGAACTCGTACACCCACATCCTCGCCAaattcatcatcaactgtctccccacccccattgtttccctcatcctctccagaATAATGAAACAGCCCCCCCACGCtttatccaccaccctcagctTCCTGCAGAGCCAAGATGGGATATGGCAGGCGATCCACATGGGCAAAGACGAGatgtccaccatcaccgaagAGAAGTGGTCTTCCGACCTCTGGCACTTGGCCGACGACACAGAGCACAGCGGAGAGAAATTTTATTTCTATTTTGCAAAAAAAGACCACTGGGTCGCCGACGAGGTGAGGGACGCGTTCATTGAGCGGAGGGAAAAGGACCAGAACGGGAGGACGAAGGCAACGATTTGTGAAGAGGGAGTGCCGCATGCTTTTTGTATAC ATCACAGCGAGACCGTAGCGGAAAAGGTCGGGGTTTGGATCCGAGAGATTACCGGGTCATGGACTGACTGA
- the INO80 gene encoding putative DNA helicase ino80 (COG:L; EggNog:ENOG503NVFX), whose protein sequence is MDGRDHFSTVLQRPPHFDEDGSNGNGGGSANEDRGPRGGLRDILNPVSSASQPASALGPPGTPGAAAPPRPHSSFSLRSPTQGDYHTPNPYSTSPGSHPSGSRSILSNPVAGASISAASFPPPPPPPPPPLSASLQAPPAIASPLTTQQHPPPVSPLHAPHVYYSSEIRDRDRDRGRDRDNRDPVLEKSAGSSFYDPTADSTKKERERRVSDTGSSSWRNATQSSTPKARDSYNYSQSSDYYTANNIATSSASNHQGGIINGASYASHATSSLSRSPVSQYHPAPTAGSISPSAPASARLGAISSPSLRHSQMPPSTINGTTPTALPVLARSGSPTPSSSKGQGVSNTPSRAAGVMSFSNILSEPVSRPRATSPSTTDDTPIRVERAGTVDKADREKKPRKTIKSRVSEMKGVESTPKASRKTASKPETPASGPRLPAKRSANGLTKQKSFSADKERKIQEEMQQLDSWDPPEHKWEDEFEEYQRRSKRRRLELAQLDLSHKQARRDDLAQSQGFKLKLHADLGKRRFDDLHYDEALQEVRQREVQLEKERKKDMQRKRRREKSMALTLELKNSALKRATIAQSEAERLRYMKEAERAEKKVQQTKYILQNGLKGPPRSSSALEPNLEGGTMATFQAENMEPGKAKGKGRAGGRLKKSKEQKQAEKDSAEAAQAALDAGKELPTKEETSKIRLKITKQPVTDSEKDKETKEPKDFKKEKVVEEPKDPLEMRFQSKGFNQIYDQIWRDLARKDVNKVYRLATDSYSTKASNLKKTAILASKEAKRWQLRTNKGTKDLQARAKRVMRDMMGFWKRNEREERDLRKAAEKQELENAKKEEADREAARQKRKLNFLISQTEIYSHFIGKKIKTNEVERSTDRPEIADADQNQIPETSLDIEEPTGPVGSKVTNFENLDFDEADESTLKAAAMANAQNAIEEAQKKARDFNKDANLDEDGEMNFQNPTGMGDVEIDQPKLLNCQLKEYQLKGLNWLVNLYEQGINGILADEMGLGKTVQSISVMAYLAEKYDIWGPFLVVAPASTLHNWQQEITKFVPEFKVLPYWGTAADRKVLRKFWDRKHTTYKKDAAFHVMITSYQLVVSDVAYFQKMKWQYMILDEAQAIKSSSSSRWKCLLSFHCRNRLLLTGTPIQNNMQELWALLHFIMPSLFDSHDEFSEWFSKDIESHAQSNTKLNQDQLKRLHMILKPFMLRRVKKHVQKELGDKIELDVFCDLTYRQRALYSSLRNQISILDLIEKATMGDDDSSSLMNLVMQFRKVCNHPDLFERADTKSPFSCGYFAETASFVREGTNVSVGYSVRSLIDYDLPRLVWQEGGRLDKPGPDNAVAGFRRKYTGELLNIWTPENIRDSVSNADHFSWLRFADASPQEAYQASHQGLFERAVTLSTSKNRLGNMNVLYRDTEDENWTPVHALFQIQQRTDRKPLADITEQGVLRDLMNVARANYADIGLGRLEQAGRPRASAPPIEVSCTGRGSVAERENILFNPQVRKALYGPTPVEEKALVTEKIPIERYPPPALLPAPDKEKTRFTNIAVPSMRRFITDSGKLAKLDELLRQLKEGGHRVLLYFQMTRMIDLMEEYLTYCNYKYCRLDGSTKLEDRRDTVSDFQTRPEIFIFLLSTRAGGLGINLTTADTVIFYDSDWNPTIDSQAMDRAHRLGQTKQVTVYRLITRGTIEERIRKRAMQKEEVQRVVITGGSSAGGAGVDFSGRRAPENRNRDIAMWLADDEQAEMIERREKELLESGEYDKIQKKRGGKRKRADAPTSLDEMYHEGEGHFDDNKGSGTATPNAAGADAADVRPGKRTKRAPTGKKAKTTKQRLAIADGEIDI, encoded by the exons ATGGACGGGCGGGACCACTTCTCGACCGTGCTGCAACGGCCGCCTCACTTTGACGAGGACGGCAGTAATGgcaatggcggcggcagtgCAAACGAAGATCGCGGACCGCGTGGAGGGCTGCGCGACATCTTGAATCCAGTGAGCTCTGCCTCGCAGCCAGCGTCAGCTCTTGGGCCGCCAGGAACCCCCGGAGCAGCCGCGCCTCCACGGCCGCACTCGTCCTTCAGTCTAAGATCACCAACACAAGGTGACTATCACACCCCGAACCCCTACTCTACCTCGCCTGGCAGCCATCCCTCGGGCTCTCGTTCCATCCTCAGCAATCCCGTGGCAGGAGCCTCGATTTCGGCAgcctccttcccaccaccaccaccaccgccgcctccaccactATCGGCATCGCTGCAGGCACCGCCGGCCATTGCATCGCCATTGACGACACAACAACACCCGCCGCCCGTATCGCCGCTGCACGCGCCGCACGTGTACTACTCGTCCGAGATTCGAGACCGTGATCGAGACAGAggcagagacagagacaatCGCGACCCGGTTCTCGAAAAGTCGGCGGGCAGCAGCTTCTACGACCCGACGGCGGATTCAACAAAGAAAGAGCGCGAGCGCAGGGTTTCGGACAcgggctcctcctcctggcgCAACGCGACGCAGAGCTCGACACCAAAG GCTCGCGACTCGTACAATTATTCCCAATCATCCGACTATTACACCGCGAACAACATCGCCACATCCTCCGCCAGCAACCACCAGGGCGGCATCATCAACGGCGCCAGCTACGCATCCCATGCGACTTCATCCCTCTCACGAAGTCCCGTCTCTCAGTACCATCCTGCTCCCACTGCAGGATCCATCAGTCCATCAGCACCTGCATCGGCTCGACTTGGTGCCATTTCATCGCCCAGTTTGAGGCACAGCCAGATGCCCCCTTCCACTATCAACGGGACCACTCCAACTGCGTTGCCTGTCCTCGCACGGAGCGggtccccaaccccatcatcatctaaGGGCCAGGGCGTCTCAAAT ACTCCGAGTCGTGCCGCTGGTGTCATGTCCTTTTCCAACATCCTCTCCGAACCTGTCTCGCGACCCAGAGCGACCTCGCCATCTACAACCGACGATACCCCCATCCGAGTGGAAAGAGCCGGAACCGTCGACAAGGCTGACCGCGAGAAAAAGCCAAGAAAGACCATTAAGTCGCGTGTTTCTGAAATGAAGGGTGTCGAGTCGACGCCCAAAGCGTCCAGAAAGACCGCCTCCAAACCCGAGACCCCGGCTTCCGGTCCACGACTTCCAGCGAAACGATCGGCCAACGGGCTTACGAAGCAAAAGTCCTTCTCTGCCGACAAAGAAAGGAAGATTCAAGAGGAAATGCAGCAGCTCGACTCTTGGGACCCACCAGAACACAAATGGGAAGATGAATTTGAAGAGTATCAACGACGGAGCAAGCGCCGCCGACTGGAGCTGGCCCAGTTGGACCTCAGCCACAAGCAGGCGCGCAGAGATGACTTGGCCCAGTCGCAAGGTTTCAAACTCAAGTTGCATGCCGATCTTGGGAAGCGGCGATTCGATGACCTTCACTACGACGAAGCATTGCAGGAGGTGCGACAGCGAGAAGTccagttggagaaggagcggaAGAAGGACATGCAGCGAAAGAGGCGTCGGGAGAAGTCCATGGCTCTTACCCTCGAGCTCAAGAATTCTGCTCTCAAGCGGGCCACCATTGCCCAGAGCGAGGCAGAGCGCCTGCGGTACATGAAGGAAGCGGAACGAGCCGAGAAGAAAGTTCAGCAGACCAAATACATCTTGCAGAATGGCCTCAAAGGTCCTCCCCGCAGTTCGAGCGCTCTCGAGCCCAATCTCGAGGGTGGTACCATGGCGACTTTCCAGGCCGAAAACATGGAACCTGGcaaggccaagggcaagggtcGCGCCGGTGGTCGACTCAAGAAGTCcaaggagcagaagcaggcAGAGAAGGACAGTGCCGAAGCTGCCCAGGCCGCTCTCGATGCCGGGAAGGAGCTTcccaccaaggaggagacgagcAAGATTCGACTCAAGATCACCAAACAGCCCGTCACCGATTccgagaaggacaaggaaaCCAAGGAGCCCAAGGACttcaagaaggaaaaggtggTCGAGGAGCCAAAGGATCCGTTGGAGATGCGGTTCCAGTCCAAGGGCTTTAACCAGATCTACGACCAGATCTGGCGTGACCTTGCCCGGAAGGATGTCAACAAGGTCTACAGGCTCGCCACCGACTCATATTCCACCAAGGCATCTAACCTCAAGAAGACCGCCATTTTGGCGTCCAAGGAAGCAAAGCGATGGCAGCTCCGCACCAACAAGGGTACCAAAGACCTTCAAGCTCGTGCCAAGCGTGTCATGAGAGACATGATGGGCTTCTGGAAACGGAACGAACGCGAGGAGCGCGACCTCCGCAAAGCCGCCGAGAAGCAGGAGCTCGAGAAcgcgaagaaggaggaagccgACCGTGAAGCGGCTCGTCAAAAGAGGAAGCTCAACTTCCTGATCTCGCAGACCGAAATCTACTCTCACTTCATtggcaagaagatcaagacaAACGAGGTGGAGCGCAGCACGGACCGACCCGAGATTGCTGATGCGGACCAAAACCAAATCCCCGAAACGTCTCTTGATATCGAGGAGCCTACTGGTCCGGTTGGCTCCAAGGTTACCAACTTTGAAAATCTTGATTTCGACGAGGCCGATGAATCGACCCTCAAGGCTGCGGCCATGGCCAATGCGCAGAACGCCATTGAGGAAGCGCAAAAGAAGGCACGGGACTTCAACAAGGACGCCAACCTGgacgaggatggggagatgaaCTTCCAGAACCCCACTGGTATGGGCGATGTGGAGATTGACCAGCCGAAGCTGCTCAACTGCCAGCTGAAGGAATATCAGCTCAAGGGTCTCAATTGGCTTGTCAATCTGTACGAGCAAGGCATCAACGGCATCCTCGCCGACGAAATGGGTCTGGGCAAGACTGTACAGTCCATCTCTGTCATGGCCTACCTCGCCGAGAAGTACGACATTTGGGGTCCGTTCCTTGTCGTTGCGCCGGCTTCTACCCTGCACAACTGGCAACAGGAAATCACCAAGTTCGTCCCAGAGTTCAAGGTGTTGCCATATTGGGGCACCGCTGCCGACCGCAAGGTGCTCCGAAAGTTCTGGGACCGAAAGCACACCACCTACAAGAAGGACGCTGCTTTCCACGTCATGATCACGTCGTACCAGCTTGTCGTGTCCGATGTCGCCTATTTCCAAAAGATGAAGTGGCAGTATATGATCCTCGACGAGGCCCAAGCCATCAAGAGCTCTTCGAGCTCCCGTTGGAAGTGCTTGCTGAGTTTCCACTGCCGCAACCGACTTCTGTTGACCGGTACTCCTATTCAGAACAACATGCAGGAACTTTGGGCCCTCTTGCATTTCATCATGCCGTCCTTGTTTGACTCCCACGACGAGTTCAGCGAATGGTTCTCAAAGGACATCGAATCGCATGCGCAgagcaacaccaagctcaaccaGGACCAGCTGAAGCGTTTGCACATGATTCTCAAGCCATTCATGCTTCGTCGTGTCAAGAAGCATGTCCAAAAGGAATTGGGCGACAAGATTGAACTAGACGTCTTTTGCGATCTGACCTACCGCCAGCGTGCCTTGTATTCGAGCCTTCGCAACCAGATCAGCATTCTTGACCTCATTGAGAAGGCGACCATGGGCGACGACGATTCTTCTAGTTTGATGAATCTCGTCATGCAGTTCCGAAAGGTCTGCAACCATCCCGATCTTTTCGAGAGGGCCGATACCAAGTCGCCATTCTCTTGCGGCTACTTTGCCGAGACGGCCTCTTTTGTCAGAGAGGGCACAAACGTATCAGTTGGTTACTCTGTTCGCAGTTTGATCGACTACGACTTGCCCCGCTTGGTGTGGCAAGAGGGCGGGCGCCTGGACAAGCCCGGGCCTGATAACGCGGTTGCTGGTTTCCGGAGAAAGTACACTGGCGAGCTGTTGAATATTTGGACACCGGAGAACATTCGTGATAGCGTCTCGAATGCCGATCACTTTTCATGGCTGCGATTTGCGGACGCTAGCCCGCAAGAAGCCTACCAGGCTAGTCATCAAGGACTGTTCGAGCGAGCTGTAACGCTTTCAACATCGAAGAACCGGCTCGGGAACATGAACGTCCTCTATCGCGATACAGAAGACGAGAACTGGACTCCGGTCCATGCTCTGTTCCAGATTCAGCAACGTACTGACCGCAAGCCTCTTGCCGATATCACTGAGCAAGGTGTCCTTCGCGACCTCATGAATGTGGCGCGCGCTAACTACGCTGATATCGGACTGGGACGACTTGAGCAAGCCGGCCGGCCTCGCGCATCTGCACCGCCCATCGAGGTTTCATGCACCGGTCGCGGCTCGGTTGCGGAGCGTGAGAacatcctcttcaaccctcAGGTACGCAAAGCATTGTACGGACCCACCCCCGTCGAAGAGAAGGCGCTCGTCACCGAAAAGATCCCAATCGAGCGATACCCGCCTCCTGCACTCCTGCCGGCGCCagacaaggagaagaccCGGTTTACCAACATTGCGGTCCCCTCGATGCGCCGCTTCATTACGGATTCGGGCAAGCTTGCCAAGCTCGACGAGCTCCTGCGGCAGCTGAAGGAGGGCGGTCATCGTGTGCTGCTGTACTTCCAGATGACGCGCATGATCGATCTGATGGAAGAGTATTTGACCTACTGCAACTACAAGTACTGCCGCCTCGATGGTTCAACCAAGCTGGAAGACAGAAGAGATACCGTGTCGGACTTCCAAACCCGGCCCGagatcttcatcttcttgctCTCTACCCGTGCTGGTGGTCTTGGTATCAATCTAACCACGGCCGATACTGTCATCTTCTACGACTCTGACTGGAACCCGACCATTGATTCACAGGCCATGGATCGTGCCCATCGTCTTGGTCAGACGAAGCAGGTCACCGTCTATCGTCTCATCACGCGCGGCACCATCGAGGAACGCATCCGCAAGCGTGCCATGCAGAAGGAAGAGGTGCAGCGCGTCGTCATCACGGGCGGCTCGTCGGCGGGTGGCGCCGGTGTAGACTTCTCTGGACGTAGGGCGCCCGAGAACCGGAACCGCGACATTGCCATGTGGCTTGCGGATGATGAACAGGCCGAGATGATTGAACGCCGCGAGAAGGAATTGCTCGAGAGCGGGGAGTACGACAAGATTCAGAAGAAGCGTGGTGGCAAGCGGAAGCGGGCGGATGCTCCAACCAGCCTGGATGAGATGTATCACGAAG GCGAGGGTCATTTTGATGACAACAAGGGTTCCGGCACAGCCACACCAAacgccgccggcgccgacgCCGCTGATGTCCGCCCTGGAAAACGCACCAAGCGCGCTCCCACCGGCAAGAAAGCCAAGACAACAAAGCAACGGTTGGCGATTGCTGACGGCGAGATCGATATTTGA
- the ARB1 gene encoding ABC transporter ATP-binding protein arb1 (EggNog:ENOG503NUDQ; BUSCO:EOG092614E6; COG:S), whose amino-acid sequence MAPSSSKEKRLAKRAAEGKEKKTVASRSKANSKTASAAASVNGDEPELDAHGNPIVSDEPATSADKMDEVKRLADQMDKHGLSDRVTTGVLASTAASKDVKITSTSLVFHGRVLIQDGTLELTMGRRYGLLGENGCGKSTLLKAIAAREYPIPEHVDIYLLNEGAPPTELGALEWVVKEAENEMERLDKLAEKLLEEEGPESPVLMDLYEHMDKMDPSTFATRAALILTGLGFDKVTIHKKTKDMSGGWRMRVALGKALFVRPSLLLLDDPTAHLDLEACVWLEEYLKKWDRTLVLVSHSMDFLNGVCTNMIDMREKKLLYYGGNYDSYIKTRSEQETNQAKAYQKQQDEIAHIKKFIASAGTYANLVRQAKSRQKILDKMEADGFIQPVHQDRVFTFRFADVEKLPPPVLSFDDVSFSYSGDAKDDLYKHIDLGFDMDSRTALVGPNGVGKSTLLRLMTGKLSPREGVVSRHTHLKLGLYSQHSAEQLDLTKSALDFVRDKYSDRSQDYQYWRQQLGKYGLSGESQTSLIGTLSDGQRSRIVFALLAIESPNMLLLDEPTNGLDIPTIDSLADAINAYSGGVIVVSHDFRLLDKIAKQILVCENKTIKQWDGSIGDYKNYLRKKMVASGAV is encoded by the exons ATGGCTCCCTCGTCGTCCAAGGAAAAGCGTCTGGCGAAGCGTGCCGCTGAGggcaaggagaagaagactgtTGCCTCGCGCTCCAAGGCCAACTCAAAGACTGCCAGCGCTGCCGCTTCCGTCAACGGCGATGAGCCTGAACTCGATGCCCATGGCAACCCCATCGTGTCGGACGAGCCAGCCACCTCGGCCGACAAGATGGACGAAGTAAAGCGCCTTGCCGACCAGATGGACAAGCATGGTCTTTCCGACCGTGTCACCACCGGTGTTCTGGCCTCTACCGCCGCCAGCAAGGACGTCAAGATCACCAGTACCAGTTTGGTGTTCCATGGCCGTGTGCTCATTCAGGATGGCACTCTGGAATTGACCATGGGCCGCCGGTATGGTCTGTTGGGTGAGAACGGTTGCGGCAAAAGTACCCTCCTCAAGGCTATCGCTGCCCGCGAGTATCCCATTCCAGAACACGTTGATATCTACCTTCTGAACGAGGGCGCTCCCCCAACAGAGCTGGGTGCTTTGGAGTGGGTcgtcaaggaggccgagaacgAGATGGAGCGTCTCGATAAgttggccgagaagctcctcgaggaggagggcccCGAGTCTCCTGTCCTGATGGATCTTTATGAG CACATGGACAAGATGgacccctccaccttcgCTACCCGCGCTGCGCTCATTCTTACCGGTCTGGGCTTCGACAAGGTCACCATCCacaagaagaccaaggacATGTCCggtgggtggaggatgcgTGTCGCCCTTGGCAAGGCTCTTTTCGTGAGAccttcccttctccttctcgacGACCCCACGGCCCATTTGGATCTCGAGGCCTGCGTGTGGCTGGAGGAATACCTCAAGAAGTGGGACCGCACTCTTGTCTTGGTTTCCCATTCCATGGATTTCCTCAACGGTGTGTGCACAAACATGATCGAcatgagggagaagaagctgctCTACTATGGCGGTAACTACGACTCGTATATCAAGACCCGCTCCGAACAGGAGACCAACCAGGCGAAGGCGTACCAGAAGCAGCAAGACGAAATCGCACACATCAAGAAGTTCATTGCCAGCGCTGGTACCTACGCCAACTTGGTCAGACAAGCAAAGTCTCGTCAAAAGATCTTGGACAAGATGGAGGCCGATGGTTTCATTCAGCCCGTCCACCAGGACAGAGTCTTCACCTTCCGTTTCGCCGATGTCGAGAAGCTGCCTCCCCCAGTTCTGTCTTTCGACGATGTCAGCTTCTCCTACTCGGGCGATGCCAAGGATGATTTGTACAAGCACATCGACCTCGGTTTCGACATGGACTCCCGTACTGCCTTGGTCGGACCCAACGGTGTTGGCAAGTCTACTCTTCTCCGACTGATGACTGGCAAGCTTTCTCCTAGAGAAGGTGTGGTGTCGCGTCACACTCACTTGAAGCTGGGTCTGTACTCGCAGCACTCGGCGGAGCAGCTTGATCTCACAAAGTCTGCTTTGGACTTTGTGCGTGACAAGTACTCGGATAGATCCCAAGACTACCAGTACTGGAGACAGCAGCTGGGCAAGTATGGTCTTTCGGGCGAGTCTCAGACTTCTCTGATCGGTACCCTGTCTGACGGACAACGGTCCCGTATCGTGTTCGCTCTGTTGGCCATTGAAAGCCCCaacatgttgttgctggacGAGCCTACCAACGGTCTTGATATTCCCACTATTGACAGTTTGGCGGATGCCATCAACGCTTACAGCGGAGGTGTCATTGTCGTCAGTCACGATTTCAG ACTACTCGACAAGATTGCCAAGCAGATTCTCGTGTGCGAGAACAAGACCATTAAGCAATGGGATGGTTCGATCGGCGACTACAAGAACTATCTCCGCAAGAAGATGGTGGCTTCGGGCGCTGTCTGA
- a CDS encoding hypothetical protein (EggNog:ENOG503NWJK; COG:S): protein MTEKQFNVGIVGYGLSAKVFHIPFIQLTPSLKLHSIVQRTPKPGNSAPEDYPDLKHYTASEDLIADPDVDVVVLCTPPNTHYPLTRSALLNNKHVLVEKPFVPTSSEADELTALARQQKRVLCVYQNRRWDSDFLTVQNLLKEDKLGRIVEFETHFDRLRLTAPPKGSTWKAGLKMDEAGGVLYDLGSHLLDQVFVLFGMPDGVTGRFVNQREGRLVTGDGTDEQEPDSVTAILSYKNKGLLVFVRAGVACVETRQMRFWVRGTKGSYHKSGLDPQEDHLRAGGKATDTDFGKESEDRFGRLCIVGGDGKVEDQVCPTVEPETYVRFYHLFAQAVASGKEEGVPVPASQAAQVLRIIEAVRESAKTGSEVAPQA, encoded by the exons ATGACCGAAAAGCAATTCAACGTTGGCATCGTCGGCTATGG cctctccGCCAAAGTCTTCCACATCCCTTTCATCCAACTCACCCCCTCACTCAAGCTTCACTCTATCGTCCAGCGCACTCCCAAGCCAGGCAACTCCGCCCCAGAAGACTACCCTGACCTCAAGCACTACACCGCTTCCGAGGATCTCATCGCCGACCCAGACGTCGACGTGGTGGTCCTCTGCACCCCACCAAACACCCACTACCCCCTGACCCGCTCAGCActgctcaacaacaagcatgTCCTTGTCGAGAAGCCGTTTGTTCCCACCTCAAGCGAGGCGGATGAGTTGACTGCTTTGGCGAGACAGCAAAAGCGGGTGCTTTGCGTCTATCAGAACCGGCGATGGGATTCGGACTTCCTTACTGTTCAGAATCTCCTCAAGGAGGACAAGCTGGGAAGAATTGTCGAGTTCGAGACGCACTTTGACAGATTGCGATTGACGGCTCCGCCGAAGGGTTCGACGTGGAAAGCGGGGCTCAAGATGGACGAGGCGGGAGGGGTGTTGTATGATCTTGGCTCCCACTTGTTGGATCAggtgtttgtgttgtttggTATGCCTGATGGCGTGACAGGGAGATTCGTCAACCAGAGAGAAGGGAGGCTTGTCACTGGGGATGGGACCGATGAGCAGGAGCCGGATAGTGTGACTGCTATCCTGAGCTATAAGAACaaggggttgttggtcttTGTTCGTGCCGGCGTCGCCTGTGTCGAGACCAGACAGATGCGGTTCTGGGTCCGGGGTACCAAAGGCAGTTATCACAAGAGCGGGTTGGATCCTCAGGAGGATCATCTCCGCGCCGGTGGCAAGGCGACTGACACCGACTTCGGCAAGGAATCGGAGGACAGATTCGGGAGGTTGTGTATCGTCGGCGGTGACGGGAAGGTGGAAGACCAGGTTTGCCCTACTGTAGAGCCGGAGACATATGTCAGGTTCTATCACCTGTTTGCGCAGGCTGTTGCAAGCGGAAAGGAGGAAGGTGTGCCAGTGCCTGCGTCACAGGCGGCGCAGGTTCTGCGAATAATCGAGGCAGTACGAGAGAGTGCGAAGACTGGGAGCGAGGTCGCCCCGCAAGCCTAG